The sequence GGCGATGGGCGGGACGTGGTTGTTAGGGTCTTCTAGGTCGGGATCCATTCTGGTTGTTCTCAGTGGGCGCCGTGCCATGCGATGACCTACACCCCTTTCGTTGTTTCCGTATCAATACCCGGATGAAAGCCGGGACACAAGGCTTTGGCCGGCTCTGCCGAAGGCATCGGGCAGAGCGTTGCGGCGCGCTGTCTGGAGGTTTGAATCCGCAAAAAACGTGCTGTATCCGGCGCTGGTCCCGCTGGCCAGCACCTTGGTCGGGTCTTTCGCATCGCGGAGCACCCATGCGAGCGTGACTTCGTTGGTGAGTTCCTCGGCGAGGAGCGAGTCCAGCCTGGAACTCCTCAGCGTGGAGTAATCGACACCCTGGATCCTGCCCTCGAGAACGGCATCCGCATCTCCCCTTGCGGCGAGCCTGTATGTGCCGTCCTGGACGAGCGCATCGGTGACGGCGGATGTGGCGAGGGCTTCCGCGCGGGGTTCGAGGCTTCCGTTGGCAAACATCGGCACGGCGATGGATTTCACGTTGGCCAAAGAAGGGGGCTTTGAGCCGCCCAGGCCGTAGCCGGCGCAGGATGCGAGGGCGAGGGAGAGGATTGCCAGGAGTGCGGGTTTCATTGGGATCGGTGTCATGGGGTGGGAATCACTCACTCGCCGAGCGCCTTGAGCCTGGCCTTGGCCTTTTCATGGGCGCTGCCGGATGCTGAGTTTTTCAGGACTTCCCGGTAGTAGATCTTGGCGGATTCGGTTTGACCGGATTTGTCGTAGAACTCGGCGATCTCGAGCGAGCGGGCGAGATCCTTGCTTTTCAGGCTGCCCATGAGCCTGCGCGCCTCGGCGTTCTTCGCATGGCCGGGATACTGCATGAGGTAGTCGCGGAACGCCTCGTCGGCGAGGTCGAGAGTGGCCTGGTTGCGGTTGCCCCGGTCCGCCTCGGCCAGCAGCACGACGCCGACCCGGAACAGCGCCTCGGCGGAATACTTGCTGTCGGGCTGGTCGCGGACGAGCTTTCGGTAGGCTTCGATGGCGAGCTTGGATTTCTTGGCTTCCCGCTCCGCCTGATACAGCTCGCCGATGGTGAACTGTGCCTTGGCGGAGGTTTCGGAACGCGGTGCGTTGTCGCGCACCTGTCCGAGCATCTCGACGGCCTTATCCGTGGAAAGGCTGCCCTTGATGCCGATGATCCTGAGTCCGGAAAAGCCAGCCTTGACCTTGCCGTCCGCGGCGGACTGCGCCATTTCCGCCTGTTTGCTGAGAGCCTTTGAATATAGGCCGCTGCCCTGGTACCTCTGGAGGAATTTCTGGTATGCCTCGAAGGATTCCACGATATCGCCTTCCTGCTCAAGCAACTCCGCTTCCCGGTATCTGGCCATCGCGGCGGAAGGCGCAAAGGGGTATTTGTCCGCCACCCGGCCATACTGCTTGATCGCCTTGGAGCGCTTGCCCGCATCATCGGAGGCCTTGGCGATCCGATAGAGCGCCTCGCCCTCCCCGGAAGCGGCCTGCGTGTTTCCCGCAAGGGGGATGCGATCGTCGTCGCCACCACAGGAAACCGCCGTCACAACAGCACCGAGAACAGCCAACGCCAATGGGATACGCTTCGTCATGCCGCAAACATAGGAACTTTGGCGCGGGGTGAAAGAGCAAATTGCAGGAGATGCCACGCGGGCATGTCCCGGGCTCACCGTTTGCCGAGTTCCGCCGATCTGGCAGCAGCTGCGGATACGGCCCCGATCAGGGCGGAGCGGACGTTTTTTTCCTCCAGAACGGCAAGCCCGGCGATGGTGGTGCCGCCCGGCGATGTGACCATGTCCTTGAGCATGGCGGGATGGCTGCCGGTTTGCAGCACCATCTCGGCAGCGCCGCTGACGGTCTGCGCGGCGAGTTGCAAGGCCTCCGCGCGCGGCAATCCGGCGCGGACGCCGCCGTCGGCCATCGCCTCGATGATGAGATAGACGTAGGCGGGCCCGCTGCCGGAAAGGCCGGTCACCGCGTCCATGAGCTTTTCCGGCAGTGAAACGGCGAGGCCGACAGCGCCAAGCAGGGAGCGCACGGCATCCTCGTCGGCAGCATTGCATCGCCCGCCGAGCGAATAGGCGGCGGCCCCCTTGCCGACAAGCGCAGGAGTGTTGGGCATGCTGCGGATCACGCGGACGGATTCCGGGGTGTTTTTCTCCAGATCCGAAATGGTGACCCCTGCGGCGATGGAAATCATGAGCTTGCCGCCGGCATGGGATCCCAACCCGGCAAGCGCCGAAAACGCATCCTGTGGCTTGGTGCAGAGAAGCAGGACATCGGACGCGGCCAGCACCTCGGCGATCTCTGCGGTGGCCACCGCGCCGGTTTGCTTGGTGAAGTTCTCCCTGGCAGCCGGGATCACATCCGTGCCCAGCACGCCGCCCTTGTCCACCACCCCGGCCGAGATCGCGCCCTGCACGAGCGCAGTCCCCATTTTCCCGCAACCGATCACACCAAGCTTCATGCGGCGAGACTAGGGGGGAAACCCGCAGCGAGGCGAGCGTCATTTTCCTTGGAAATGCGCCGCCCTGCATCATCCTTGTGGCATGCCGAAGCCGCACACGCTCCTTTTCCTGCTCGCCGGATTCGCCGCCTGCCATGCGCAGGGGGAGCCGCCGCCGGAAGCTCCCCCCGTGCGGCTGCCCACCGTCGCGGAGTGCATCCCGGCAGCGGTCTCGGAGCTGGGCGCACCCACCGTGCTCAACTTCCACAAAGGGCTGGCCACCGCAGTCAGCGCCGCGAACGAGACCGCCCAGATCCATACCGTACAGGGGCTGAACCACCTCCACGGAGGATGGGAGTTCGAGGCCATGCGCCATTTCGCCATCGCCATGGAGGCCGATCCGCAATGCCTCATGGCACATTGGGGCATGGTCATCAGCATGCTCTCCCCCTCGCCGGAAACCGATGCCTTCCGACTCGCCGCCACCAACCGCCTGCTCGACCTCATCAACAAGGGCGCGGGCACGGAGCTGGAGCGAGGATTCGCATTCGGCCTCATCAAATACATCCAGGAAGGGCCAAAGGGTGCGGCGGTCGCTTTCCGCAAGGTGGCGGACAAGTTCCCCGGTGAGATGCAGTCCGAGATTTTCGCAGCCCTCTTCGGGCGGGGGGGATACGATGAGTTCGGGGACATCACGCCGGACCAGGATGCGGCGGAGGAACGCCTCATGAAACTCGTCGAAAGGGATCCCGATAACGCCCTCCCGCTCCATGCCTTGCTCCTCATCCGTGCGGAGGGGCCGGATCTCGCCCCTTCGCTCGATCTGGCGCGCAGGCTCTGCCAGCTTGTGCCGGACTACGCCCCGTATTTCCACGTCCTCGGCCACTACGAGTGGCGCTGCGGCCAGCACGCGAAGGCGGTCTCCGCATTCAGCCGCGCCGCAAGCCTTTACTCGGCCTGGATGAAGGCAAATGACGCAAGTCCCGCCGATTGCGAGGGATGGGTGCGAGCCGAGTGCTACCGCGTCGTCGCGATGGCATCCAAGGGGGATTTCGACAACGCCCTGGCCTCTGCGGAAAAGATCGCTGGCACCACCCTTGACCCGGCGCGCCCATTCGCCCCCGGCACCCGCCATCTCCTCTGGGATGCGAAAACCCTGCC comes from Akkermansiaceae bacterium and encodes:
- a CDS encoding tetratricopeptide repeat protein, producing MTKRIPLALAVLGAVVTAVSCGGDDDRIPLAGNTQAASGEGEALYRIAKASDDAGKRSKAIKQYGRVADKYPFAPSAAMARYREAELLEQEGDIVESFEAYQKFLQRYQGSGLYSKALSKQAEMAQSAADGKVKAGFSGLRIIGIKGSLSTDKAVEMLGQVRDNAPRSETSAKAQFTIGELYQAEREAKKSKLAIEAYRKLVRDQPDSKYSAEALFRVGVVLLAEADRGNRNQATLDLADEAFRDYLMQYPGHAKNAEARRLMGSLKSKDLARSLEIAEFYDKSGQTESAKIYYREVLKNSASGSAHEKAKARLKALGE
- the proC gene encoding pyrroline-5-carboxylate reductase codes for the protein MKLGVIGCGKMGTALVQGAISAGVVDKGGVLGTDVIPAARENFTKQTGAVATAEIAEVLAASDVLLLCTKPQDAFSALAGLGSHAGGKLMISIAAGVTISDLEKNTPESVRVIRSMPNTPALVGKGAAAYSLGGRCNAADEDAVRSLLGAVGLAVSLPEKLMDAVTGLSGSGPAYVYLIIEAMADGGVRAGLPRAEALQLAAQTVSGAAEMVLQTGSHPAMLKDMVTSPGGTTIAGLAVLEEKNVRSALIGAVSAAAARSAELGKR